One part of the Ralstonia pickettii genome encodes these proteins:
- a CDS encoding IS481 family transposase yields the protein MPWSTRDTMSLRQEFVLLARQEGCNRRELCRRFGISPQTGYKWLARYVESGDAGLADRTRRPSHSPMRTEAELEQAVIALRQQHPAWGGRKISRRLADLGWSDVPAPSTVTSILHRYGLIAPEASDASTPWQRFEHAEPNQLWQMDFKGGFALADGQRCSPLTVIDDHSRFNLVLAACTQTQSAVVQRHLRQAFERYGLPLRINADNGAPWGSPTRPGQLTGLGVWLIRLGVRLSYSRPAHPQTNGKDERFHRTLKAEALAGRYFASCDAVQHALDAWRTVYNCERPHQAIDLATPITRYRPSPRPYPSTLAPIEYSPQDIVLNVGWNGELRFRSWRFKLSNALHGLPVALRPDPKHRDQFDLYFVHQHLGRIDLNLPDDC from the coding sequence ATGCCCTGGAGCACACGAGACACCATGAGCCTTCGTCAGGAATTCGTTCTATTGGCCCGGCAGGAAGGCTGTAACCGGCGCGAGCTGTGTCGGCGGTTCGGCATCAGCCCGCAAACCGGCTACAAGTGGCTGGCTCGTTACGTTGAGTCGGGGGACGCCGGACTGGCTGACCGGACGCGCCGTCCCTCGCACAGCCCGATGCGTACCGAGGCCGAGCTTGAACAGGCCGTCATCGCGTTACGCCAGCAGCATCCTGCGTGGGGCGGGCGCAAGATCAGCCGCCGCTTGGCCGACTTGGGCTGGAGTGATGTACCGGCGCCCAGCACCGTGACCTCCATCCTGCATCGGTATGGGTTGATTGCACCCGAAGCCTCAGACGCCTCCACGCCCTGGCAGCGCTTTGAGCACGCTGAACCGAACCAACTCTGGCAGATGGATTTCAAGGGCGGGTTCGCGTTGGCCGACGGCCAGCGCTGCTCGCCGCTGACCGTGATCGACGATCACTCCCGCTTCAACCTGGTGCTGGCGGCCTGCACGCAGACGCAGAGCGCGGTCGTGCAGCGTCACTTGCGCCAGGCCTTCGAGCGCTATGGGCTGCCGCTGCGCATCAACGCCGATAACGGCGCACCTTGGGGCAGTCCCACCCGGCCGGGGCAACTCACGGGCCTGGGCGTCTGGCTCATCCGCCTCGGTGTGCGCCTGAGCTACAGCCGCCCCGCCCACCCGCAGACCAACGGCAAGGACGAGCGCTTCCACCGCACGCTCAAGGCCGAGGCCCTGGCCGGGCGCTACTTCGCCTCTTGCGACGCGGTCCAGCACGCGCTGGATGCTTGGCGCACCGTCTATAACTGCGAGCGCCCGCACCAGGCCATCGACCTGGCCACGCCCATCACACGCTACCGGCCCAGCCCGCGACCGTATCCGTCTACGTTGGCACCGATCGAGTACAGCCCGCAGGACATCGTCCTCAACGTCGGATGGAATGGGGAGCTACGCTTCAGGAGTTGGCGCTTCAAGCTCTCCAATGCCCTGCACGGCTTGCCGGTGGCATTGCGCCCCGACCCTAAACACAGGGATCAATTCGATCTGTACTTCGTTCACCAACACCTTGGCCGTATCGATCTGAACCTGCCCGATGACTGCTGA
- a CDS encoding primosomal protein N', with product MTTSQVDAAFSDAKVSAPIARVVIDTPLDAVFDYRCGQPVLPGQLVVVPFGNRRVAGLVVETAATTDVPQEKLRDVERVLDWVPPLDAEWRALAEFAAGYYHRALGEVTLPALPPLWRTPGSWDSLARQATETVYVMFEPARAALLDSIPKRASGAMRLAEALTGDGELSTSAAVELHGQAVAKLRDWTSVGWLRAELRPKALLPQPLELPLPSIAPALNEEQTAAVAAIAQAGAAGNFSPFLLYGVTGSGKTEVYLHAIADALAREPAAQVLMLVPEINLTPQLEARIAARFPGVPMAALHSGLAEQPRALNWLAAHRGEARIVLGTRLAMLASLPKLALILVDEEHDTSYKQQEGLRYSARDLALWRAKQRNIPVVLGSATPSLETWWRAEQTPTTRLTLSRRAQAEAVLPRVSLIDLNLERRAGRQIRDGLSKPLVDAIADRLARGEQSLLFLNRRGYAPVLSCDACGWLSGCPRCSAYLVLHKPERRLRCHHCGYESRIPHHCPDCGNVDIAPLGRGTQRIEETLGELFPQARVARIDADSTRRKGSAEALFDTVHEGSVDILIGTQMVAKGHDFQRVTLVGVVAPDPSLFSHDFRAGEHLFASLMQVAGRAGRAGLAGEVLIQTRYPDAPALQALVRHDYDGFARQLLRERKQAGLPPFAYQALLTAEHKEVARALEFLSAARSAGEALAAESGAPVFLHDPVPMTMVRLANRERAQLLVESGSRAALQKLLTAWTEGFAGIGKTVKGVRWQLEIDPLRI from the coding sequence ATGACCACGTCCCAAGTCGACGCCGCGTTTTCTGATGCCAAGGTGTCGGCCCCCATTGCTCGCGTGGTGATTGATACGCCGCTCGATGCGGTGTTCGATTACCGGTGTGGGCAGCCCGTGCTGCCGGGGCAATTGGTTGTGGTGCCGTTTGGCAACCGGCGTGTGGCGGGGTTAGTCGTCGAAACCGCCGCGACCACCGATGTGCCGCAAGAAAAGCTGCGCGATGTCGAGCGGGTGCTCGACTGGGTGCCGCCGCTCGACGCCGAATGGCGGGCCCTAGCCGAATTTGCTGCCGGCTACTACCACCGCGCGCTCGGCGAAGTGACGTTACCGGCGCTCCCGCCGCTGTGGCGAACCCCGGGCAGTTGGGACAGCCTCGCCCGGCAGGCCACCGAAACCGTCTACGTGATGTTTGAACCGGCCCGGGCAGCGTTGCTGGACAGCATTCCGAAACGTGCGTCCGGCGCCATGCGATTGGCCGAAGCGCTGACCGGCGATGGCGAGCTGTCCACCAGCGCTGCTGTTGAACTGCACGGGCAAGCCGTCGCCAAGCTGCGGGATTGGACGTCCGTCGGCTGGCTGCGCGCAGAACTGCGGCCGAAGGCGCTGTTGCCGCAACCGCTCGAACTGCCACTGCCTTCCATCGCACCCGCACTGAACGAGGAACAGACCGCCGCCGTGGCAGCCATTGCCCAGGCGGGGGCGGCCGGCAACTTCAGCCCGTTCCTGTTGTACGGCGTCACCGGCAGCGGCAAGACCGAGGTTTACCTGCACGCCATCGCCGACGCCCTGGCGCGCGAGCCCGCCGCACAGGTCCTGATGCTGGTGCCCGAGATCAACCTGACGCCACAACTGGAGGCGCGCATTGCGGCGCGTTTTCCCGGTGTGCCCATGGCGGCGCTGCACAGTGGTCTGGCCGAACAGCCGCGTGCGCTGAACTGGCTGGCCGCCCATCGCGGTGAGGCGCGCATCGTGCTCGGCACGCGGCTGGCGATGCTGGCCTCGCTGCCCAAGCTCGCGCTCATCCTCGTCGACGAGGAACACGACACGTCGTACAAGCAGCAGGAGGGCCTGCGCTATTCCGCACGCGACCTGGCGCTATGGCGCGCCAAGCAGCGCAACATCCCCGTCGTGTTGGGCTCGGCCACGCCGTCGCTGGAGACCTGGTGGCGCGCGGAGCAGACGCCCACCACGCGCCTGACGCTCTCGCGGCGCGCGCAGGCCGAAGCGGTGCTGCCCCGCGTGTCGCTCATCGACCTGAATCTGGAGCGCCGCGCCGGGCGCCAGATTCGCGATGGGCTGTCCAAGCCGCTTGTCGATGCGATTGCCGATCGCCTGGCGCGCGGCGAACAGAGCTTGCTGTTCCTCAACCGCCGTGGCTACGCGCCCGTGCTCTCGTGCGACGCGTGCGGCTGGCTCTCGGGCTGTCCGCGCTGCTCGGCGTACCTGGTGCTGCACAAGCCCGAACGGCGCCTGCGCTGTCACCACTGCGGGTACGAATCGCGCATTCCGCATCACTGCCCAGACTGCGGCAACGTCGACATCGCGCCGCTCGGGCGCGGCACGCAGCGCATCGAAGAGACGCTCGGCGAGCTGTTTCCGCAGGCCCGCGTCGCCCGCATCGACGCCGATTCCACGCGCCGCAAGGGCAGCGCCGAAGCGCTGTTCGACACCGTGCACGAAGGCAGCGTCGACATCCTGATCGGCACGCAGATGGTCGCCAAGGGGCACGACTTCCAGCGCGTGACGCTGGTCGGCGTGGTCGCCCCCGACCCCTCGCTGTTCTCGCACGATTTCCGGGCCGGAGAGCATCTGTTTGCCTCGCTGATGCAGGTGGCCGGCCGCGCGGGCCGGGCGGGCCTGGCGGGCGAGGTGCTGATTCAGACGCGGTATCCGGATGCCCCGGCGCTGCAGGCGCTGGTTCGACATGACTACGATGGTTTCGCGCGCCAGTTGCTGCGGGAACGCAAGCAAGCCGGGCTGCCGCCGTTTGCCTATCAAGCCCTGCTCACCGCCGAGCACAAGGAAGTCGCGCGGGCGCTTGAATTCTTGAGTGCTGCGCGCTCGGCAGGTGAAGCCTTGGCTGCTGAATCGGGTGCGCCAGTGTTCTTGCATGACCCGGTGCCGATGACGATGGTGCGGCTGGCCAACCGCGAGCGGGCGCAGTTGCTGGTGGAATCGGGTTCTCGCGCGGCTTTGCAGAAGCTTTTGACGGCTTGGACTGAGGGGTTTGCGGGGATCGGCAAGACCGTGAAGGGGGTGCGGTGGCAGTTGGAGATTGATCCTTTGAGGATTTGA